Proteins from a single region of Nocardioides oleivorans:
- a CDS encoding AAA family ATPase has protein sequence MSEPVTVHADDVRWYADTFERVGHNVESAVLGKRHVVRLALTCLVSGGHLLLEDLPGTGKTMLARALAKSLDCSFARIQFTPDLLPSDVTGVTVYDQSHGEFSFHPGPIFHTVVLADEINRASPKTQSALLEVMEEGHVTVDGQTHGVGSPFMVIATQNPIEQAGTYQLPEAQLDRFLMRTSLGHPDAESTEALLAESRVRDRAAGLTPVVGATEISQMAKVADMVHVDRAIISYVRRLAEASREVPDVRIGLSTRGALAWIRAAKAWALAEGRGHVVPEDIATLAHPVLGHRLLMASGAAFGGVSPDEVIDSLLAQVSVPRDRA, from the coding sequence GTGAGCGAGCCCGTCACCGTCCACGCCGACGACGTGCGGTGGTACGCCGACACGTTCGAACGCGTGGGGCACAACGTCGAGTCGGCGGTGCTCGGCAAGCGCCACGTCGTCCGGCTGGCGCTGACCTGCCTGGTCTCCGGCGGGCACCTGCTGCTCGAGGACCTGCCGGGCACCGGGAAGACGATGCTGGCGCGCGCCCTGGCCAAGTCGCTCGACTGCTCCTTCGCGCGGATCCAGTTCACCCCTGACCTGCTGCCGTCGGACGTCACCGGCGTCACGGTCTACGACCAGTCGCACGGGGAGTTCTCGTTCCACCCCGGTCCGATATTCCACACGGTGGTGCTGGCCGACGAGATCAACCGCGCGTCGCCGAAGACGCAGTCGGCCCTGCTCGAGGTCATGGAGGAGGGACACGTCACCGTCGACGGGCAGACCCACGGGGTGGGCAGTCCCTTCATGGTCATCGCGACGCAGAACCCGATCGAGCAGGCCGGCACCTACCAGCTGCCCGAGGCCCAGCTCGACCGGTTCCTCATGCGCACGAGCCTCGGCCACCCGGACGCGGAGTCGACCGAGGCACTGCTCGCGGAGTCACGCGTCCGCGACCGCGCCGCCGGGTTGACCCCGGTCGTCGGAGCCACCGAGATCTCCCAGATGGCGAAGGTCGCCGACATGGTCCACGTCGACCGGGCGATCATCAGCTACGTCCGCCGGCTCGCCGAGGCCAGTCGCGAGGTTCCCGACGTCCGGATCGGCCTGTCCACCCGGGGCGCGCTGGCGTGGATCCGGGCGGCCAAGGCCTGGGCGCTGGCCGAGGGCCGCGGCCACGTCGTGCCCGAGGACATCGCCACGCTGGCCCACCCGGTCCTGGGCCACCGCCTCCTGATGGCCTCCGGCGCCGCGTTCGGCGGAGTGAGCCCCGACGAGGTCATCGACTCGCTGCTGGCGCAGGTGTCGGTGCCGCGCGATCGCGCGTGA
- a CDS encoding DUF3068 domain-containing protein, producing the protein MRKGFGIGLTMLGGFLITLAILAQFWAPGQLMKTPLDVDSTTLLSGDAELANGTGSTDQFAVKAFSITHADSERSDSDVVVFQNSSCLVKDEGDIDECVSADDPEERLISASTDAFATNRRTAEAVDDPKYLPPSAEDKSGLVNKWPFDAEKKTYQYWDGYAGEAVDATYEGTQDYDGLELYVYKTVVSDVPIEVSSGVPGTYSTDKTLWIDPTTGSIINQFEDQQRLDEDGNTFLALNFGFTDEQVKANADDASANADKLNLVTGTVPLIGWIVGIPALLIGIALQLMRRRSA; encoded by the coding sequence ATGCGCAAGGGTTTCGGCATCGGTCTCACGATGCTGGGTGGATTCCTCATCACCTTGGCGATCCTCGCCCAGTTCTGGGCCCCCGGGCAGCTGATGAAGACGCCGCTCGACGTCGACAGCACCACCCTCCTCAGCGGTGACGCCGAGCTCGCCAACGGCACCGGCAGCACGGACCAGTTCGCGGTCAAGGCGTTCAGCATCACGCACGCCGACTCCGAGCGCTCGGACTCCGACGTGGTCGTCTTCCAGAACTCCAGCTGCCTGGTCAAGGACGAGGGCGACATCGACGAGTGCGTCAGCGCCGACGACCCCGAGGAGCGGCTGATCTCGGCGAGCACCGACGCGTTCGCCACGAACCGCCGCACGGCCGAGGCCGTCGACGACCCGAAGTACCTCCCGCCGAGCGCGGAGGACAAGTCGGGCCTGGTCAACAAGTGGCCCTTCGACGCGGAGAAGAAGACCTACCAGTACTGGGACGGCTACGCGGGCGAGGCGGTCGACGCCACCTACGAGGGCACCCAGGACTACGACGGCCTCGAGCTCTACGTCTACAAGACGGTCGTCAGCGACGTCCCGATCGAGGTCTCCTCGGGCGTCCCGGGCACCTACTCGACCGACAAGACCCTGTGGATCGACCCGACCACCGGCTCGATCATCAACCAGTTCGAGGACCAGCAGCGCCTCGACGAGGACGGCAACACGTTCCTCGCCCTCAACTTCGGCTTCACCGACGAGCAGGTCAAGGCCAACGCCGACGACGCCAGCGCCAACGCCGACAAGCTCAACCTGGTCACCGGCACCGTGCCGCTCATCGGCTGGATCGTCGGGATCCCGGCGCTGCTCATCGGCATCGCACTGCAGCTGATGCGCCGCCGCTCGGCGTGA
- a CDS encoding acyltransferase family protein, with the protein MPPENPTPVRRRLAAMDSLRGVAIIVVVLSHGWILWPIEGIDANPWVRPVFRSGNFAVTIFFVVTGFLVHRSLSARGMADMSVGVSIVRRVVRVAPVVLVAVPLVVLASAFVDDPTSSRTNSRSMLHVFTYTWNWYVQTDAVDSRWDLGHLWYLSVDMQAFVALTVLLAFVRRRPVAQLAVLGGLLLLLTWWRMHVAELEPVINVLLRTTARMDAVVVGMLLGVVLTFVPRDAVTPRALRWSGAVSLVALVPLFWYCSDDERFLHWGVTLLELDLAVLLGVTALGGSALTRVSHPALSFLGRNSLVIYVWHYPAFAAVEARTRDWAWPPRALVAFVVVGVLCVATHYLLERHVSRLLTHPLWLRLRREPAADPRRDELGPEPSPGRSDELSPEDLTVPVSRT; encoded by the coding sequence ATGCCGCCCGAGAACCCGACGCCGGTCCGCCGTCGGCTGGCCGCGATGGACAGCCTGCGCGGCGTCGCGATCATCGTCGTGGTGCTGTCCCACGGCTGGATCCTGTGGCCCATCGAGGGCATCGACGCCAACCCGTGGGTGCGACCGGTCTTCCGCAGCGGCAACTTCGCGGTGACGATCTTCTTCGTCGTCACCGGCTTCCTGGTGCACCGCTCGCTGTCCGCGCGCGGCATGGCCGACATGTCGGTGGGCGTGAGCATCGTCCGGCGTGTCGTCCGGGTCGCGCCGGTGGTGCTGGTGGCCGTGCCCCTGGTCGTGCTCGCCTCGGCGTTCGTCGACGACCCGACCTCGAGCCGCACCAACAGCAGGTCGATGCTCCACGTCTTCACCTACACGTGGAACTGGTACGTGCAGACCGACGCCGTCGACTCGCGGTGGGACCTCGGGCACCTCTGGTACCTCTCGGTCGACATGCAGGCCTTCGTCGCGCTCACCGTCCTCCTCGCCTTCGTACGACGACGCCCCGTCGCGCAGCTGGCCGTCCTGGGCGGGCTGCTGCTCCTGCTCACGTGGTGGCGCATGCACGTCGCGGAGCTGGAGCCGGTCATCAACGTCCTCCTGCGCACCACGGCCCGGATGGACGCGGTGGTCGTGGGGATGCTGCTGGGTGTCGTGCTCACCTTCGTGCCGCGCGACGCGGTGACACCGCGCGCCCTGCGCTGGAGCGGCGCGGTCTCGCTCGTCGCGCTGGTCCCCCTGTTCTGGTACTGCTCGGACGACGAGCGGTTCCTCCACTGGGGCGTCACCCTCCTCGAGCTCGACCTGGCGGTCCTGCTGGGCGTGACGGCCCTCGGCGGCTCCGCGCTCACCCGCGTCAGCCACCCGGCCCTGAGCTTCCTCGGCCGCAACTCCCTCGTCATCTACGTCTGGCACTACCCGGCCTTCGCCGCGGTCGAGGCCCGCACCCGCGACTGGGCCTGGCCCCCGCGTGCCCTGGTGGCGTTCGTCGTCGTGGGCGTCCTGTGCGTCGCGACCCACTACCTCCTCGAGCGGCACGTCTCCCGCCTGCTGACCCACCCGCTGTGGCTGCGCCTGAGGCGGGAGCCCGCTGCGGACCCGCGGCGCGACGAGCTCGGTCCCGAGCCGAGCCCCGGGCGCAGCGACGAGCTCAGCCCCGAGGACCTGACGGTGCCGGTCAGCCGGACCTGA
- a CDS encoding 2OG-Fe(II) oxygenase, with protein METALQLVDMTRLTADLPRAAEAYGSAQPFPHIVLDDVLHQPAFASAVAGFPGIDDAFWKAYAHVNETKYSNTQPDTWADSLQAVAREFCSPEFVAYLEELTGISDLIPDYTMDGGGLHMTKRGGHLNIHADFSTHHTHENWARRINILLYLNEEWHDDWGGKLELWDQQMTACQGTVTPAGNRMLVFTTSGDSFHGHPDGLTCPPDMARRSLAMYYFTEEESAVRKATNYQARPEETRTRKAAIAADRTVLDVYDRVKRRLGISDEAAHKVLGSLSRLRKRK; from the coding sequence ATGGAGACCGCCCTGCAGCTCGTCGACATGACGCGCCTGACCGCCGACCTGCCCCGCGCCGCGGAGGCCTACGGCAGTGCCCAGCCCTTCCCGCACATCGTCCTCGACGACGTGCTGCACCAGCCGGCGTTCGCGTCGGCGGTCGCCGGCTTCCCCGGGATCGACGACGCGTTCTGGAAGGCCTACGCGCACGTCAACGAGACCAAGTACTCCAACACCCAGCCCGACACGTGGGCCGACTCGCTGCAGGCCGTGGCCCGGGAGTTCTGCTCCCCGGAGTTCGTCGCCTACCTCGAGGAGCTGACCGGGATCTCGGACCTGATCCCCGACTACACGATGGACGGGGGCGGCCTGCACATGACCAAGCGCGGCGGCCACCTCAACATCCACGCGGACTTCTCCACCCACCACACCCACGAGAACTGGGCGCGCCGGATCAACATCCTGCTCTACCTCAACGAGGAGTGGCACGACGACTGGGGCGGCAAGCTCGAGCTGTGGGACCAGCAGATGACGGCGTGCCAGGGCACAGTCACGCCTGCCGGCAACCGGATGCTCGTGTTCACCACCTCCGGTGACTCCTTCCACGGCCACCCCGACGGGCTCACCTGCCCGCCGGACATGGCGCGTCGCTCGCTGGCGATGTACTACTTCACCGAGGAGGAGTCCGCGGTGCGCAAGGCCACCAACTACCAGGCCCGCCCGGAGGAGACCCGGACCCGCAAGGCCGCGATCGCCGCGGACCGGACCGTCCTGGACGTCTACGACCGCGTCAAGCGCCGGCTGGGCATCTCCGACGAGGCGGCGCACAAGGTCCTCGGGAGCCTGTCCCGGCTCCGCAAGCGGAAGTGA
- a CDS encoding bifunctional glycosyltransferase/class I SAM-dependent methyltransferase — protein MSAAEVLSDAQPAHDRAPRVGVLVVAYNAASTLERTLSRLPESFARSVDHVMVCDDASQDDTYEIGLRFRDTASFPITVVKHARNLGYGGNQKAGYRWAVEHGLDVVVLLHGDGQYAPECIEDLVTPLVRGEADAVFGSRMLEKGGAMAGGMPAYKYAGNKILTGFQNALTGQHLSEWHSGYRAYRTDALTDLDLASYSDDFDFDTEIILGLVRAGKRIAEVPIPTYYGDEICYVNGMKYARDVTADVVRHWASERGFGGGVASTETDLYALKATGSHGVLIEWLQGREPSRVLDAGCFDGRFADLARRAGHHVTGLDRLKHDGVADRVDSFIEADLNQPLPATIGAEYDVVVAGDILEHVVEPQQLLEDLVSKLVPGGEILVSVPNFGHWYPRGRIAVGKFDYDQRGPLDRGHVRFFTRTTIERLFADCGLRVLEHQTVGTPFESVVDGPEAPPTRKQLVRGVTRVDRAMVRAWPRLFGYQFLYRLEVA, from the coding sequence ATGTCAGCAGCCGAGGTGCTCAGCGACGCTCAGCCGGCGCACGACCGCGCGCCACGGGTCGGCGTCCTGGTCGTCGCCTACAACGCGGCCTCGACGCTGGAGCGCACGCTCTCCCGGCTCCCGGAGTCCTTCGCCCGCTCGGTCGACCACGTGATGGTCTGCGACGACGCGAGCCAGGACGACACCTACGAGATCGGCCTGCGCTTCCGCGACACCGCGTCGTTCCCGATCACCGTCGTCAAGCACGCGCGCAACCTCGGCTACGGCGGCAACCAGAAGGCCGGCTACCGGTGGGCCGTCGAGCACGGCCTCGACGTGGTCGTCCTCCTGCACGGTGACGGGCAGTACGCCCCCGAGTGCATCGAGGACCTGGTCACCCCGCTGGTCAGGGGGGAGGCCGACGCGGTCTTCGGCTCGCGCATGCTCGAGAAGGGCGGGGCGATGGCCGGCGGGATGCCGGCCTACAAGTACGCCGGCAACAAGATCCTCACCGGCTTCCAGAACGCCCTCACCGGCCAGCACCTCTCCGAGTGGCACTCGGGCTACCGCGCCTACCGCACCGACGCCCTCACCGACCTCGACCTCGCGTCGTACTCCGACGACTTCGACTTCGACACCGAGATCATCCTGGGACTGGTGCGAGCCGGCAAGCGGATCGCCGAGGTGCCGATCCCCACCTACTACGGCGACGAGATCTGCTACGTCAACGGCATGAAGTACGCCCGCGACGTGACCGCGGACGTCGTGCGGCACTGGGCCAGCGAGCGCGGCTTCGGCGGGGGCGTCGCCTCCACCGAGACCGACCTCTACGCGCTCAAGGCGACGGGCTCCCACGGGGTGCTGATCGAGTGGCTGCAGGGACGCGAGCCCTCCCGCGTCCTCGACGCCGGGTGCTTCGACGGCCGCTTCGCCGACCTCGCGCGCCGCGCCGGTCACCACGTGACCGGCCTCGACCGGCTCAAGCACGACGGCGTCGCGGACCGCGTCGACTCGTTCATCGAGGCCGACCTCAACCAGCCCCTCCCCGCGACCATCGGCGCGGAGTACGACGTCGTGGTCGCCGGCGACATCCTCGAGCACGTCGTGGAGCCGCAGCAGCTCCTCGAGGACCTGGTCTCCAAGCTCGTGCCCGGCGGCGAGATCCTCGTCTCGGTCCCGAACTTCGGTCACTGGTACCCCCGCGGCCGCATCGCCGTCGGCAAGTTCGACTACGACCAGCGCGGGCCGCTCGACCGTGGCCACGTGCGGTTCTTCACCCGCACCACCATCGAGCGGCTCTTCGCCGACTGCGGCCTCCGGGTCCTCGAGCACCAGACCGTCGGCACGCCGTTCGAGTCCGTCGTCGACGGCCCCGAGGCGCCGCCCACCCGCAAGCAGCTGGTGCGGGGCGTCACCCGCGTGGACCGGGCGATGGTGAGGGCGTGGCCGCGACTCTTCGGCTACCAGTTCCTCTACCGCCTGGAGGTGGCGTGA
- a CDS encoding glycosyltransferase family 4 protein — translation MRIAFLTWRDTTHPDGGGSEVFVESVGRELARRGHHVTLLCARHPGAAAREERDGVHLLRVGGRLTVYLRGLAWLVRHRGEVDVVVDVVNGLPFASPLVRRRGVVALVHHVHAEQWRIIYPGPAGRVGWFVESRLVPVLYRGRPFLTVSDASARDLAAIGVDPGSITVVRNGLAAVPTEVAGPRSERPHLVVLSRLVPHKQIEHAFEVVRRLSDEIPDLHLDVVGDGWWREHLVAAAAEHGVTGRVTFHGHTDDVRRDELLAGARLMLMPSVKEGWCLAITEAGAQGTPSIAYRSAGGVTESIHDGRTGRLVDDLDEMVAVVRELLGDPGTTAELGAEAHQLASTLTWASCAERVEEVLRTNGARGPQSP, via the coding sequence GTGCGCATCGCCTTCTTGACGTGGCGCGACACCACGCACCCCGACGGCGGCGGGTCGGAGGTCTTCGTCGAGTCCGTCGGGCGCGAGCTGGCCCGGCGCGGGCACCACGTGACGCTGCTCTGCGCACGTCACCCCGGCGCAGCTGCGCGGGAGGAGCGCGACGGCGTACACCTGCTGCGCGTGGGCGGTCGGCTCACCGTCTACCTGCGGGGCCTCGCGTGGCTGGTGCGCCACCGCGGCGAGGTCGACGTCGTGGTCGACGTCGTCAACGGTCTCCCGTTCGCCTCACCGCTCGTGCGCCGGCGTGGGGTGGTCGCGCTGGTCCACCACGTGCACGCCGAGCAGTGGCGCATCATCTACCCGGGCCCGGCCGGCCGGGTCGGGTGGTTCGTCGAGAGCCGGCTCGTCCCGGTCCTCTACCGCGGTCGCCCGTTCCTCACCGTGTCGGACGCCTCAGCCCGTGACCTGGCCGCGATCGGCGTCGATCCCGGCTCGATCACCGTGGTGCGCAACGGACTGGCCGCGGTGCCGACGGAGGTGGCAGGTCCGCGCTCCGAGAGGCCCCACCTGGTCGTGCTCTCGCGCCTGGTGCCGCACAAGCAGATCGAGCACGCCTTCGAGGTCGTGCGTCGCCTGTCCGACGAGATCCCCGACCTCCACCTCGACGTGGTCGGCGACGGCTGGTGGCGCGAGCACCTCGTGGCCGCGGCCGCCGAGCACGGCGTGACCGGGCGGGTGACCTTCCACGGCCACACCGACGACGTCCGTCGCGACGAGCTCCTCGCCGGTGCCCGTCTGATGCTGATGCCCTCGGTCAAGGAGGGATGGTGCCTGGCGATCACCGAGGCCGGGGCGCAGGGGACGCCGAGCATCGCCTACCGGTCGGCCGGCGGCGTCACCGAGTCGATCCACGACGGGCGCACGGGCAGGTTGGTCGACGACCTCGACGAGATGGTCGCGGTCGTCCGCGAGCTGCTGGGTGACCCGGGCACGACTGCGGAGCTGGGTGCCGAGGCACACCAACTAGCCTCGACCCTCACGTGGGCGTCGTGCGCCGAGCGGGTCGAGGAGGTGCTCCGGACCAACGGAGCGCGGGGACCTCAGTCGCCGTAG
- a CDS encoding O-methyltransferase yields MPDPGEPHLSFDDAWRVAGTVDGWLTEAQARALYDAARRVAPATVVELGSHLGRSTIVLAAAGASVTAIDPFPDDWRYGRPDTEERFRSHLARAGVADRVDLHVAISREVRDGWSAPVRLVYVDAKHDMWSCLDDMRWSRFLTAGDAFFVHDAFSSLGVTLAVLRDTLTTGRHTYIGRTGSLARFVVGRPTAAQRARVLREVPWFVRNLVVKVLLRLRLRPVARVLGHHDTADPY; encoded by the coding sequence GTGCCAGACCCGGGCGAACCGCACCTCTCCTTCGACGACGCGTGGCGGGTGGCCGGAACGGTCGACGGCTGGCTCACCGAGGCGCAGGCCCGGGCGCTGTACGACGCCGCCCGCCGCGTCGCCCCGGCGACGGTCGTCGAGCTCGGCAGCCACCTCGGCCGCTCGACCATCGTCCTCGCCGCCGCCGGAGCGTCGGTCACCGCGATCGACCCCTTCCCCGACGACTGGCGCTACGGCCGGCCGGACACCGAGGAGCGCTTCCGGTCGCACCTGGCGCGGGCCGGCGTGGCGGACCGCGTCGACCTCCACGTCGCGATCAGCCGGGAGGTCCGCGACGGCTGGAGCGCACCGGTCCGGCTCGTCTACGTCGACGCGAAGCACGACATGTGGTCGTGCCTCGACGACATGCGCTGGAGCCGGTTCCTCACGGCGGGCGACGCCTTCTTCGTCCACGACGCCTTCTCCTCCCTGGGTGTCACGCTGGCCGTGCTGCGCGACACGCTGACCACCGGGCGGCACACCTACATCGGGCGCACCGGGTCGCTCGCGCGCTTCGTGGTGGGTCGTCCCACCGCGGCGCAGCGGGCTCGGGTGCTCCGCGAGGTGCCGTGGTTCGTGCGCAACCTGGTCGTCAAGGTGCTGCTCCGCCTCCGGCTCCGCCCGGTCGCGCGCGTGCTCGGCCACCACGACACGGCCGACCCGTACTGA
- a CDS encoding oligosaccharide flippase family protein, which yields MTGPSSVRSRRTFDGSAVAVATSVMNVATYGFTILAARIIGPSQYGAFAACLSLLIVVQTVALGLQATAARRIAVDRDHVGTIERAILALALKVSLVVGAVMLLLVPAINALLNLDSILTAGVVALACVPLTLAGGQAGILQGERRWGALAVFYLASGVPRLLVGTAIILWRPDATSAILGVGLGFLFPLLVGWWVLRHRRTPDVAAAGHSARSMLAESAGNTQALFAYFALSSVDIILARRVLDGHDAGLYAAGLIMAKVMLFLPQFVVVIAFPDMATPDNRTRALVRSLAAVAVIGAVAVVAAKLLSGIAMFFVGGADFGEVEDLLWLFALLGTVLAMLQLQVYAVLARQSRRAVVLLWAALAVVVAVGLQADSVARLVTSVLVVDVVLLVVLTIASLRMSDQPAAGTQLPG from the coding sequence GTGACGGGCCCGAGCAGCGTGCGCAGCAGGCGCACCTTCGACGGCAGCGCCGTCGCGGTCGCCACGAGCGTCATGAACGTCGCGACCTACGGCTTCACGATCCTGGCCGCCCGCATCATCGGGCCCAGCCAGTACGGCGCGTTCGCCGCCTGCCTGAGCCTGCTCATCGTCGTCCAGACCGTCGCGCTCGGGCTCCAGGCCACGGCCGCACGACGGATCGCCGTCGACCGCGACCACGTCGGCACCATCGAGCGGGCGATCCTCGCCCTGGCCCTCAAGGTCTCCCTCGTCGTCGGCGCCGTGATGCTCCTGCTGGTCCCGGCGATCAACGCGCTGCTCAACCTCGACAGCATCCTCACCGCCGGCGTCGTCGCGCTCGCCTGCGTGCCGCTGACCCTGGCCGGTGGCCAGGCGGGGATCCTTCAGGGCGAACGGCGGTGGGGTGCCCTCGCCGTGTTCTACCTCGCGAGCGGTGTGCCGCGGCTCCTCGTCGGCACCGCGATCATCCTCTGGCGGCCCGACGCGACGAGCGCCATCCTCGGCGTCGGTCTCGGCTTCCTCTTCCCGCTCCTCGTCGGGTGGTGGGTGCTGCGCCACCGTCGTACGCCCGACGTGGCCGCGGCCGGCCACAGCGCCCGATCGATGCTGGCCGAGAGCGCCGGCAACACCCAGGCCCTGTTCGCCTACTTCGCGCTGTCCAGCGTCGACATCATCCTTGCCCGCCGGGTCCTCGACGGGCACGACGCCGGGCTCTACGCAGCGGGGCTGATCATGGCCAAGGTCATGCTCTTCCTGCCCCAGTTCGTCGTGGTCATCGCCTTCCCCGACATGGCGACGCCGGACAACCGCACGCGCGCGCTCGTCCGCAGCCTCGCCGCCGTCGCCGTGATCGGCGCGGTCGCGGTGGTGGCCGCCAAGCTGCTCTCGGGCATCGCGATGTTCTTCGTCGGAGGCGCCGACTTCGGCGAGGTCGAGGACCTGCTCTGGCTCTTCGCGCTGCTCGGCACCGTGCTGGCCATGCTCCAGCTCCAGGTGTACGCCGTGCTCGCGCGCCAGTCGCGGCGGGCCGTCGTCCTGCTCTGGGCCGCGCTCGCCGTCGTCGTGGCTGTCGGGCTGCAGGCCGACTCGGTCGCCCGGCTCGTCACCTCCGTCCTGGTGGTCGACGTGGTCCTGCTGGTCGTCCTCACGATCGCGAGCCTGCGGATGTCCGACCAGCCGGCGGCCGGGACGCAGCTCCCGGGATGA
- a CDS encoding lipopolysaccharide biosynthesis protein: protein MSTSRTQVSSLRRFLGGSGGIIVGTAVMNVCTFGFTIVAAGILDTADYGAFFALLNLLMVVSVVNMGLQATAARRIVEAPASVASIEHSILRVGYGTALAVGGGLAVLSPAVTWLLQLDSVVPALVLAALAVPTTVMGAHVGILQGEKRWAALSWVYVLAGIPRVAGLVLLWLRPDESIALFGSGLGYIAPVVLGWWILRRPRAGTGRQDAAAVATPDATSLVRETLHSAQALLAFFALANVDIVVARHVLSDHASGLYAVGLLVAKIMLYLPQFVVIVMFPSLATAHERRRAVVRGTAAILALGVACTLGVVLLAGVAADLLDSEKLRAVEGHLWLFAVLGTLLSITQLLVYATLARQGRRSILLVWVALVVCVVAGAMTSTPTELLTVMITVSVVLTGTLVAASLRADSGSVGGVVPAAPGAD from the coding sequence ATGAGCACGTCACGCACCCAGGTGTCGTCCCTGCGCCGGTTCCTCGGCGGGAGCGGCGGCATCATCGTCGGCACGGCGGTCATGAACGTGTGCACCTTCGGCTTCACCATCGTCGCCGCAGGCATCCTCGACACGGCCGACTACGGCGCGTTCTTCGCCCTGCTCAACCTGCTCATGGTCGTCTCCGTGGTCAACATGGGGCTCCAGGCCACGGCCGCCCGGCGCATCGTCGAGGCCCCGGCCTCCGTCGCCTCGATCGAGCACTCGATCCTGCGCGTCGGCTACGGGACGGCGCTCGCGGTCGGCGGCGGCCTGGCCGTGCTCTCCCCCGCGGTCACGTGGCTGCTCCAGCTCGACTCCGTCGTCCCCGCCCTCGTGCTCGCCGCGCTCGCCGTGCCGACGACGGTGATGGGCGCCCACGTCGGCATCCTCCAGGGCGAGAAGCGCTGGGCCGCGCTGTCGTGGGTCTACGTGCTCGCCGGGATCCCGCGGGTCGCCGGCCTGGTGCTGCTGTGGCTGCGACCCGACGAGAGCATCGCCCTGTTCGGCAGCGGGCTCGGCTACATCGCACCGGTCGTCCTGGGCTGGTGGATCCTGCGCCGCCCGCGCGCCGGCACCGGGCGCCAGGACGCAGCCGCTGTCGCGACGCCGGACGCCACCTCGCTCGTGCGCGAGACGCTGCACAGCGCGCAGGCGCTGCTCGCCTTCTTCGCGCTGGCCAACGTCGACATCGTGGTGGCCCGCCACGTGCTGTCCGACCACGCCTCCGGCCTCTACGCCGTCGGCCTCCTGGTCGCCAAGATCATGCTCTACCTGCCGCAGTTCGTGGTGATCGTGATGTTCCCGTCGCTGGCGACCGCCCACGAGCGCCGCCGTGCGGTCGTGCGCGGCACCGCGGCCATCCTCGCGCTCGGCGTCGCGTGCACCCTGGGTGTGGTGCTGCTCGCGGGAGTGGCCGCCGACCTGCTCGACAGCGAGAAGCTGCGGGCGGTCGAGGGGCACCTGTGGCTGTTCGCGGTGCTCGGGACGCTGCTGTCGATCACGCAGCTGCTCGTGTACGCCACCCTGGCGCGGCAAGGCCGACGCTCCATCCTGCTGGTGTGGGTGGCGCTCGTCGTCTGCGTCGTCGCGGGAGCGATGACGAGCACGCCGACCGAGCTGCTGACCGTGATGATCACCGTGAGCGTCGTGCTCACCGGCACCCTGGTCGCCGCGAGCCTGCGAGCGGACTCCGGGTCAGTGGGCGGCGTCGTGCCAGCTGCGCCCGGTGCCGATTGA